A segment of the Ignavibacteriota bacterium genome:
AAAAGTCGCTGAGTTGCGTTACGGTGTAATTGCATCGCTTGAGAAGAACGTGAAAGAAGCGAGCGCATCCTTGACCGTCATCCAAAAAGATAAAAAGATGCTGAAGGAAGAAGTTGACGCTGAGGACATTGCAGAAGTTGTTGCAAAGTGGACAGGCATTCCTGTTAGCAGAATGTTGGAGAGCGAGCGAACAAAGTTGTTGCATCTTGAAGACAGATTGCACGAGCGGGTGATTGGTCAGGAGGAAGCGGTGCGCGCAATTGCTGATGCGATTCGGAGAAGTCGCGCCGGTTTGCAGGATGAACGACGACCGATTGGCTCGTTCATTTTTCTCGGAAGCACGGGCGTTGGAAAGACTGAACTTGCCCGTGCGCTTGCTGAGTTTTTATTCAATGATGAAAACGCTCTCGTGCGCATTGACATGAGCGAGTACATGGAAAAATTTTCTGTCTCCCGCTTGATTGGCGCTCCGCCCGGGTATGTCGGTTACGAAGAAGGCGGGCAACTGACAGAAGCGGTAAGACGAAAGCCGTATTCCGTCGTGTTGCTTGATGAGATTGAGAAAGCGCATCCTGAAGTGTTCAATGTGCTGTTGCAAGTTCTCGATGAAGGACGGCTCACCGATAGCAAAGGACGCACGGTCAACTTCAAGAATACAATTATCATCATGACATCGAATCTCGGCTCTCAACTCATCATGCAGAAGTTGATGGAATATCAAGGCTTGGGGAATGATTCGCTTGCATCAATCTATGAAGAGTTGCGCGTGCACTTGTTCGAGATTCTTCGACAATCCATCCGTCCGGAGTTTCTCAATCGCATTGATGAAATTATTCTCTTCAAACTTCTCGGCAGAGATGAACTGAGACTCATCGTTAACTTGCAACTCAAACGAGTTCAAACCATGCTTGATGCAAAGAACATCAAACTTGAATTTACCGATGAAGCAAAAGATTGGCTTGCGAAGCTTGGCTACGACCCGACTCTTGGTGCACGTCCGCTAAAGCGCGTCATTCAAAATCATATCGTCAACAAACTTTCCGAACGATTGATTGCGGGTGAGTTTGGTGATGGGGATTCAATTTCAGTTGGATTGGATAAACGCGGGTTGATTGAATTTTTCCGACGGCCATAGCATCAAATGTTATACTCACGTATTCGTCAATGATCATTTCTCCAATGACAACGGAAAACTGTAATATGAAGCCGGCGATGCCTGAAAATTAGAGTTGGTTATCCCTCCTAATTTTCTTACCTTTTGGAGCAATTTTTGAAGATTTAGAACGAATATGATTTCTCTGATTATCCACGGTGGTGCATGGGACATTCCTCATGATTTGTTAGATGCACATAAACTCGGTGTTCAAGAAGCCCTTTCCCTTGGCTGGCAAATGCTTACGAAAGGAAGCAGCGCGGTTGATACCGTCGAACAAGTGGTAAAGAGTCTCGAAGACAACGGAACGTTTGATGCGGGACTCGGTTCTCATTTAAATGCTGATGGTTTGATTGAACTCGATGCAAGTATCATGAACGGGAAGACACTAAGGTGCGGTGCGGTTGCCGCAGTCAGACACATCCGTAATCCGATTTCCCTCTCAAGAAAAATAATGGATGAAAGCGAACATATCCTTCTTGCCGGAAGCGGGGCAGAAGATTTTGCACTCGAACATGGAATGAATTTGTGTTCCTACAAAGAGATGGTTTCGCCGCGCGAACTGAACAAATGGAAAGCCTTTCAATCGGGCGGACACTTCAGCACAAAAGACGCATTCAAGAAGACACAGGCGGCAAGCGATACAGTCGGAGCGGTTGCAATGGATAACGATGGAAATATTTGTGTCGGAACTTCTACAGGGGGAACATTCAATAAACATCCGGGACGAGTCGGTGACTCTCCGCTCATCGGTTGCGGAACGTATGCGGATAACGACATCGGCGGTGTCTCGACAACCGGTTGGGGCGAAGCGATGATTAAAATTGTCATGGCAAAAACGGTGATTGACATGCTCGAACAAAATGGCGGCGATGTTTCCGATGCCGCAACACGAGGAATTGATTTGCTGAAACGAAAAGTTGACGGCTACGGCGGAGTCATCGTGATGAATAAGCGCGGAGAAGTCGGTGTTGCATACAACACGCCGCGCATGGCCCGCGGCTATATGACGGAACAAATGACCGAACCAATCATCACCGTATGAAACTTGCTTCCATCGTCGGACATATTTTAGAAGTCTGTGCACTTGCCGAAGCGAGTTCAAAACCTGTTGACCAAATTGTCTGGATTTTTTTCAAAGAACGGCATTACTTGGGAGCGCGTGACCGGTTCAGAATCCGTGCGTCTGTCTTCGGGATGCAACGGGATTGGCGGTATGTACATTTTCTGAGTCAATCGTTTTTTCAGAATCACTCCGGCGAGATTGTTCACCCATCAAATCATTTCAAGTATTTACCTTCGTATGTTGCTCATGCCCGAATCGTCTTCGAACATCCTGCGGACGACATGCTTATCGGACTTGAAGAACTTTGGCGAACGCATTATCCTTCTATTGATTTAGCATCGTACATCAAATTGTTGGAAGAACATGCAAACGATGTTTTGAATATTCCCGACCAGGTTGAACGATTGGCAACACACTACTCGTTTCCTGATTGGATGGTGAAACGATTTCTCGAACAGTACGGTAATGAAACCGAAGTACTGTTGCAAGGATTGAATAAAAGCGCTCGTGCAACATTGCGCGTCAATCTTCTCAAAGTTTCGCGGGAAGAATGTCAACAACAATTACTTGATGAAACGATTGAAAGTTCTCCAACCCACTTCTCCCCTGTCGGATTGATTACGACGAAACGATTTAATCGTCAGGCTTCCCCCGCATTCAAGCAAGGTTTGTTTGAGTTTCAGGATGAAGGAAGTCAACTCATTTCTTTGCTCGCTGATGCAAAACCCGGGCAATTTGTAATTGATGCGTGTGCAGGCGGCGGCGGAAAAACGATGCACATGGTTGAGATGATGAACGATAGCGGTGAACTCATCGCGATTGATATTGATGCAAAACGACTTGAAGGATTGGAAGTCAGGAAAACTCGTTCACATATTCGTAGCATTAAGTTGCTCACGGTTGATGCTATCAATAAAAACGAATTAACGAACAAAGCCGACCTCGTTCTTGTTGACGCACCGTGCAGCGGTGTCGGGCGCATACGTCGAAGCCCTGACATCAAGCGACATCTTACTGAAGCAATGGTGGATTCATATCCACAGAAGCAAAAAGAAATTCTGTTAAGCAATGCTGACTTTGTAAAACAAAACGGACGCTTGGTGTATGCTACATGTTCATTATTCAAAACAGAAAATGAAGATGTTGTGAACACATTTCTTGAAGAGCGAAAAGATTTTCGGCTCGTTTCCCCGACAGAGCAATTGCAACAACTCGGCATCGAACCAAGTAACGATGATTTTGTCAGATTACTTCCCCATCGTTACCCGACCGACGGATTTTTTATTGCAGTGATGGAACGAAACACCTGAGTGTTTGGTTGTTAGTTCGTCGCTTTGTAATTTTAACCGATTTATAATCAAACACATTGAATATACTCTATGAAACAAAACCTTTTCTTTCTTTTTTCATTCATTGTTCTTTGGGGATGTTCACCTTCACCTGAAGCAACGTACAAAGAAGCCCGCACCGCAGAGGAACAGAAGAACTTCCCGCTCGCACTTGAACGGTACGAACAAATCGTGAACGATAATACTGAAACCGCGTATGCTGAAAGTTCTCAGTATCGCATTGCGTTGATTTATAACAACGAGTTACGGGAAATTGAAAAAGCCGCTCGCGCCTACCGGAAATTCTCAACGCTTTTTCCGAACAGCAAAGACGCTCCGACCTGCATGTTCCTCGCTGCCTTCATCTACAATAATGACATGAAGAAACCGGACAGTGCAAAAGCAATCTATGAAGAATTCATGCAGAAGTTTCCGACTCACGAACTTTATACGTCTGCAAAGTTTGAACTCCAAACGATGGGAAAAGACCCGGGCGAATTTCTTCACAGCGACACGACAACTCAGGTCGCGCAATCGGAAGAATCGAAAACAAAGTGACCGACACAAAGCAATCATATCGAAAATATTTACAGCCGGAAGTTGTCGCAAAACTTTCCAACATGGAACTTGTTGCGCGGCTCGTGGTCGAGGGATTCATCACGGGCTTGCATAAAAGTCCGTATCACGGTTTCAGCGTCGAGTTCGCCGAGCATCGTCAGTACATGCCGGGGGATGAAATCAAACATATTGATTGGAAAATATTCGGACGGACTGACCGCTACTATATCAAACAGTTTGAGGAAGAGACGAATCTCAAAGCATATTTGATTCTTGATTCAAGTCGTTCGATGGCGTTCAAGTCGGAAGGCAACATGACGAAATTGGAATATGCGTCGTTCACAACTGCCGCGCTTGCTCAGTTGATGGTACAGCAACGAGATGCAGTCGGGTTAACCGTGTATGATGAAAAAGTGCAAACGCACATGCCGCCGCACGCGACGAAATCATATCTGAAACAAATCCTGAAACAATTGGAATTGATTCAACCAAGCAACAAAACGAGTACGGCAGAATCGTTACACATAGTTGCAGAGCGAATCAAGCGGCGCGGGCTGGTAATTATTCTCAGTGATTTGTTTGATGAGCCAAGCCAGGTGATGAGCGCGCTCAAACATTTCCGGCACAAGAAAAACGAAGTCATCGTCATGCAGGTGCTTGACCCGTTGGAGCGAAGTTTCGCGTTCGGTCGCGATGCAGTCTTCAAAGATTTGGAAACGAACGAAGAACTGACAACGCAACCCTGGCACATTCAAAAAGCCTATCAGGAATCAATGAAAAATTTTCTTGAGACCTATAAGCGTGAGTGCCGTGAACACAACATTGACTATGTTCTGCTCGATACTTCGATGCCGTTTGATACTGCGTTGTTTTTATACCTGAACAAGCGAATGAAACTTGGATAGTTCTCGTTCAATGAATTGCATCCATGATGTAGAGGGATTTACACAAAAACCGGTTGCACTTATTT
Coding sequences within it:
- a CDS encoding isoaspartyl peptidase/L-asparaginase translates to MISLIIHGGAWDIPHDLLDAHKLGVQEALSLGWQMLTKGSSAVDTVEQVVKSLEDNGTFDAGLGSHLNADGLIELDASIMNGKTLRCGAVAAVRHIRNPISLSRKIMDESEHILLAGSGAEDFALEHGMNLCSYKEMVSPRELNKWKAFQSGGHFSTKDAFKKTQAASDTVGAVAMDNDGNICVGTSTGGTFNKHPGRVGDSPLIGCGTYADNDIGGVSTTGWGEAMIKIVMAKTVIDMLEQNGGDVSDAATRGIDLLKRKVDGYGGVIVMNKRGEVGVAYNTPRMARGYMTEQMTEPIITV
- a CDS encoding class I SAM-dependent methyltransferase: MKLASIVGHILEVCALAEASSKPVDQIVWIFFKERHYLGARDRFRIRASVFGMQRDWRYVHFLSQSFFQNHSGEIVHPSNHFKYLPSYVAHARIVFEHPADDMLIGLEELWRTHYPSIDLASYIKLLEEHANDVLNIPDQVERLATHYSFPDWMVKRFLEQYGNETEVLLQGLNKSARATLRVNLLKVSREECQQQLLDETIESSPTHFSPVGLITTKRFNRQASPAFKQGLFEFQDEGSQLISLLADAKPGQFVIDACAGGGGKTMHMVEMMNDSGELIAIDIDAKRLEGLEVRKTRSHIRSIKLLTVDAINKNELTNKADLVLVDAPCSGVGRIRRSPDIKRHLTEAMVDSYPQKQKEILLSNADFVKQNGRLVYATCSLFKTENEDVVNTFLEERKDFRLVSPTEQLQQLGIEPSNDDFVRLLPHRYPTDGFFIAVMERNT
- a CDS encoding tetratricopeptide repeat protein; its protein translation is MKQNLFFLFSFIVLWGCSPSPEATYKEARTAEEQKNFPLALERYEQIVNDNTETAYAESSQYRIALIYNNELREIEKAARAYRKFSTLFPNSKDAPTCMFLAAFIYNNDMKKPDSAKAIYEEFMQKFPTHELYTSAKFELQTMGKDPGEFLHSDTTTQVAQSEESKTK
- a CDS encoding DUF58 domain-containing protein gives rise to the protein MELVARLVVEGFITGLHKSPYHGFSVEFAEHRQYMPGDEIKHIDWKIFGRTDRYYIKQFEEETNLKAYLILDSSRSMAFKSEGNMTKLEYASFTTAALAQLMVQQRDAVGLTVYDEKVQTHMPPHATKSYLKQILKQLELIQPSNKTSTAESLHIVAERIKRRGLVIILSDLFDEPSQVMSALKHFRHKKNEVIVMQVLDPLERSFAFGRDAVFKDLETNEELTTQPWHIQKAYQESMKNFLETYKRECREHNIDYVLLDTSMPFDTALFLYLNKRMKLG